From Benincasa hispida cultivar B227 unplaced genomic scaffold, ASM972705v1 Contig32, whole genome shotgun sequence, a single genomic window includes:
- the LOC120069359 gene encoding probable linoleate 9S-lipoxygenase 5 isoform X1 gives MVSKEEKKIRGEVVLMKKNVLDFNDFHASFLDNLYEFVGKRVSLQLVSALNGDPSNEFRGKLGEAAYLEDWITTITPLRIGEVTFKVTFDWDEEEMGIPGAFFIRNDHHSEFYLKSLTLHHVPGHGRIYFLCNSWIYPFHNYKKSRIFFINQTHLPSETPEPLRKFREDELQSLRGDGNGELQEWDRVYDYALYNDLADPDKGPQYARPVLGGSTDYPYPRRGRSGRPPTKSDPETESRMPFVKSLNIYVPRDERFGHLKFSDFLAYALKAVSQFVKPGLEEYFEGTPGEFESLQDILDLYEGGFPVPEGLFEVIRENIGAPLLKEFFRTDGERLFKFPLPQVIKEDKSAWRTDEEFGREMLAGVNPVVIRRLQEFPPTSKLDPEVYGDQNSKITEEHIIHNLDGLTVEEAIKKNRLFILDHHDSLMPYLRRINTTSTKTYASRTILFLEENGTLKPLAIELSLPNPQGDEFGAVSKVFIPAERGIGSSIWQLAKAYVAVNDSGYHQLISHWLNTHAVIEPFVIATNRQLSVLHPIYKLLHPHFRDTMNINAFARQILINAGGIFEATVFPSKYAMEMSAVLYKDWVFHEQALPADLIKRGMAMEDSNSPHGLRLVIEDYPYAVDGLEIWSAIKTWVTDYCSVYYKTDETVRNDSELQYWWKELREEGHGDKKDELWWPKMQNVEELIDTCTIIIWIASALHAAVNFGQYPYAGYLPNRPTISRKFMPEKGSPEYKELESDPEKAFLKTITAQLQTLLGVSLMEILSRHSSDEVYLGQRDSPEWTTDKGVLEAFEKFGKRLAEIEDGIIKRNEDLTLRNRVGPVLMPYTLLYPSSEEGLTGKGIPNSVSI, from the exons ATGGTTTCAAAAGAggagaagaagattagaggggaAGTGGTTTTAATGAAAAAGAATGTTTTGGACTTCAATGATTTTCATGCTTCTTTTCTTGATAATCTTTATGAGTTTGTAGGCAAAAGAGTTTCTCTTCAACTTGTCAGTGCTCTCAATGGTGATCCAT caAATGAGTTTAGAGGAAAATTGGGAGAAGCAGCCTACTTAGAGGATTGGATCACTACAATAACTCCATTAAGAATTGGGGAAGTTACTTTCAAAGTTACATTTGATtgggatgaagaagaaatggGAATTCCGGGTGCTTTCTTCATTAGAAATGATCATCACagtgaattttatcttaaatCTCTCACTCTTCATCATGTTCCTGGTCATGGAAGAATCTATTTTCTTTGCAACTCTTGGATTTACCCGTTTCACAATTACAAAAAAAGTCGTATTTTCTTCATCAATCag ACCCATCTTCCAAGTGAAACACCAGAGCCACTTCGCAAGTTCAGGGAGGACGAATTACAGAGCTTGAGAGGAGACGGCAATGGCGAACTTCAAGAATGGGATAGGGTTTACGATTATGCTCTCTACAACGATCTCGCTGATCCAGATAAAGGTCCGCAATACGCTCGTCCTGTCCTCGGTGGTTCGACCGACTATCCTTACCCTAGGAGAGGAAGAAGCGGACGACCGCCGACCAAATCAG ATCCGGAAACTGAGAGCAGAATGCCGTTTGTTAAGAGCTTGAACATTTACGTTCCGAGAGATGAAAGATTTGGTCACTTGAAATTCTCCGattttcttgcttatgcgttgaAGGCAGTTTCTCAATTTGTTAAACCTGGTCTCGAAGAATACTTTGAAGGCACTCCGGGTGAATTCGAGAGCTTACAGgatattcttgatctttatGAAGGAGGATTTCCAGTTCCGGAAGGTTTGTTTGAGGTTATCAGGGAAAACATTGGTGCTCCTTTGCTCAAGGAGTTTTTTAGAACTGATGGTGAAAGGCTTTTCAAATTTCCTTTGCCTCAAGTGATTAAAG AGGATAAGTCTGCATGGAGGACTGATGAAGAATTTGGTAGAGAAATGCTGGCTGGAGTGAACCCTGTAGTCATTCGTCGTCTCCAA GAGTTTCCTCCAACAAGCAAGCTTGACCCTGAAGTTTATGGTGATCAAAACAGTAAGATAACTGAAGAACACATAATACATAACTTGGATGGACTTACGGTAGAAGAG GCAATCAAGAAgaacaggttgttcatattgGATCACCATGATTCACTGATGCCATACCTCAGACGAATAAATACAACTTCCACAAAGACTTATGCTAGCAGAACCATACTTTTCCTTGAAGAAAATGGAACTCTGAAGCCATTGGCAATCGAACTGAGCTTGCCAAATCCTCAGGGAGACGAATTTGGAGCGGTTAGCAAGGTTTTCATTCCAGCTGAACGAGGGATTGGTAGTTCAATTTGGCAACTTGCCAAAGCTTATGTGGCCGTAAATGACTCTGGCTATCATCAACTCATCAGCCATTG GTTGAATACTCATGCTGTAATTGAACCATTTGTGATTGCAACGAACAGACAACTAAGTGTTCTTCATCCAATTTACAAGCTGCTCCATCCTCACTTTCGAGACACCATGAATATAAACGCATTTGCTAGACAGATACTCATTAATGCCGGTGGCATTTTTGAAGCAACAGTGTTTCCGTCCAAATATGCCATGGAGATGTCAGCTGTTTTATACAAGGACTGGGTTTTTCATGAACAAGCACTCCCTGCAGATCTCATCAAGAG AGGAATGGCAATGGAGGATTCAAATTCTCCACATGGACTTCGTCTCGTAATTGAGGACTATCCGTATGCTGTCGATGGACTCGAGATTTGGTCAGCAATCAAGACATGGGTTACAGATTATTGTTCTGTCTATTACAAGACGGATGAAACGGTGCGGAATGACTCGGAACTTCAGTATTGGTGGAAGGAACTTAGAGAGGAAGGTCATGGTGACAAGAAAGATGAACTATGGTGGCCTAAGATGCAGAATGTTGAAGAGTTAATAGACACATGTACTATCATCATATGGATTGCTTCGGCTCTCCATGCTGCAGTAAACTTTGGACAATATCCTTATGCAGGCTATCTTCCCAATCGACCAACTATAAGTCGAAAATTCATGCCGGAAAAAGGCAGTCCAGAGTATAAAGAACTCGAATCAGATCCCGAGAAAGCTTTCTTAAAAACAATCACTGCACAACTTCAAACTCTTCTCGGCGTGTCGTTGATGGAGATATTGTCGAGGCATTCGTCTGATGAGGTCTATCTTGGCCAAAGAGACTCCCCTGAATGGACTACAGACAAAGGAGTGCTGGAAGCATTCGAGAAGTTCGGGAAAAGGTTGGCCGAGATCGAAGATGGAATCATCAAAAGAAATGAAGATTTGACATTGAGAAACAGAGTTGGACCAGTTCTTATGCCTTACACTTTGCTCTATCCATCTAGTGAAGAGGGGCTCACAGGCAAAGGAATTCCCAACAGTGTCTCCATTTGA
- the LOC120069359 gene encoding probable linoleate 9S-lipoxygenase 5 isoform X2 produces MVIHTHLPSETPEPLRKFREDELQSLRGDGNGELQEWDRVYDYALYNDLADPDKGPQYARPVLGGSTDYPYPRRGRSGRPPTKSDPETESRMPFVKSLNIYVPRDERFGHLKFSDFLAYALKAVSQFVKPGLEEYFEGTPGEFESLQDILDLYEGGFPVPEGLFEVIRENIGAPLLKEFFRTDGERLFKFPLPQVIKEDKSAWRTDEEFGREMLAGVNPVVIRRLQEFPPTSKLDPEVYGDQNSKITEEHIIHNLDGLTVEEAIKKNRLFILDHHDSLMPYLRRINTTSTKTYASRTILFLEENGTLKPLAIELSLPNPQGDEFGAVSKVFIPAERGIGSSIWQLAKAYVAVNDSGYHQLISHWLNTHAVIEPFVIATNRQLSVLHPIYKLLHPHFRDTMNINAFARQILINAGGIFEATVFPSKYAMEMSAVLYKDWVFHEQALPADLIKRGMAMEDSNSPHGLRLVIEDYPYAVDGLEIWSAIKTWVTDYCSVYYKTDETVRNDSELQYWWKELREEGHGDKKDELWWPKMQNVEELIDTCTIIIWIASALHAAVNFGQYPYAGYLPNRPTISRKFMPEKGSPEYKELESDPEKAFLKTITAQLQTLLGVSLMEILSRHSSDEVYLGQRDSPEWTTDKGVLEAFEKFGKRLAEIEDGIIKRNEDLTLRNRVGPVLMPYTLLYPSSEEGLTGKGIPNSVSI; encoded by the exons ATGGTGATCCAT ACCCATCTTCCAAGTGAAACACCAGAGCCACTTCGCAAGTTCAGGGAGGACGAATTACAGAGCTTGAGAGGAGACGGCAATGGCGAACTTCAAGAATGGGATAGGGTTTACGATTATGCTCTCTACAACGATCTCGCTGATCCAGATAAAGGTCCGCAATACGCTCGTCCTGTCCTCGGTGGTTCGACCGACTATCCTTACCCTAGGAGAGGAAGAAGCGGACGACCGCCGACCAAATCAG ATCCGGAAACTGAGAGCAGAATGCCGTTTGTTAAGAGCTTGAACATTTACGTTCCGAGAGATGAAAGATTTGGTCACTTGAAATTCTCCGattttcttgcttatgcgttgaAGGCAGTTTCTCAATTTGTTAAACCTGGTCTCGAAGAATACTTTGAAGGCACTCCGGGTGAATTCGAGAGCTTACAGgatattcttgatctttatGAAGGAGGATTTCCAGTTCCGGAAGGTTTGTTTGAGGTTATCAGGGAAAACATTGGTGCTCCTTTGCTCAAGGAGTTTTTTAGAACTGATGGTGAAAGGCTTTTCAAATTTCCTTTGCCTCAAGTGATTAAAG AGGATAAGTCTGCATGGAGGACTGATGAAGAATTTGGTAGAGAAATGCTGGCTGGAGTGAACCCTGTAGTCATTCGTCGTCTCCAA GAGTTTCCTCCAACAAGCAAGCTTGACCCTGAAGTTTATGGTGATCAAAACAGTAAGATAACTGAAGAACACATAATACATAACTTGGATGGACTTACGGTAGAAGAG GCAATCAAGAAgaacaggttgttcatattgGATCACCATGATTCACTGATGCCATACCTCAGACGAATAAATACAACTTCCACAAAGACTTATGCTAGCAGAACCATACTTTTCCTTGAAGAAAATGGAACTCTGAAGCCATTGGCAATCGAACTGAGCTTGCCAAATCCTCAGGGAGACGAATTTGGAGCGGTTAGCAAGGTTTTCATTCCAGCTGAACGAGGGATTGGTAGTTCAATTTGGCAACTTGCCAAAGCTTATGTGGCCGTAAATGACTCTGGCTATCATCAACTCATCAGCCATTG GTTGAATACTCATGCTGTAATTGAACCATTTGTGATTGCAACGAACAGACAACTAAGTGTTCTTCATCCAATTTACAAGCTGCTCCATCCTCACTTTCGAGACACCATGAATATAAACGCATTTGCTAGACAGATACTCATTAATGCCGGTGGCATTTTTGAAGCAACAGTGTTTCCGTCCAAATATGCCATGGAGATGTCAGCTGTTTTATACAAGGACTGGGTTTTTCATGAACAAGCACTCCCTGCAGATCTCATCAAGAG AGGAATGGCAATGGAGGATTCAAATTCTCCACATGGACTTCGTCTCGTAATTGAGGACTATCCGTATGCTGTCGATGGACTCGAGATTTGGTCAGCAATCAAGACATGGGTTACAGATTATTGTTCTGTCTATTACAAGACGGATGAAACGGTGCGGAATGACTCGGAACTTCAGTATTGGTGGAAGGAACTTAGAGAGGAAGGTCATGGTGACAAGAAAGATGAACTATGGTGGCCTAAGATGCAGAATGTTGAAGAGTTAATAGACACATGTACTATCATCATATGGATTGCTTCGGCTCTCCATGCTGCAGTAAACTTTGGACAATATCCTTATGCAGGCTATCTTCCCAATCGACCAACTATAAGTCGAAAATTCATGCCGGAAAAAGGCAGTCCAGAGTATAAAGAACTCGAATCAGATCCCGAGAAAGCTTTCTTAAAAACAATCACTGCACAACTTCAAACTCTTCTCGGCGTGTCGTTGATGGAGATATTGTCGAGGCATTCGTCTGATGAGGTCTATCTTGGCCAAAGAGACTCCCCTGAATGGACTACAGACAAAGGAGTGCTGGAAGCATTCGAGAAGTTCGGGAAAAGGTTGGCCGAGATCGAAGATGGAATCATCAAAAGAAATGAAGATTTGACATTGAGAAACAGAGTTGGACCAGTTCTTATGCCTTACACTTTGCTCTATCCATCTAGTGAAGAGGGGCTCACAGGCAAAGGAATTCCCAACAGTGTCTCCATTTGA